A genomic window from Acinetobacter chinensis includes:
- the recD gene encoding exodeoxyribonuclease V subunit alpha yields METLSITSQPDTENQVDEWIQQWSSYILGAPYNTEPVSDSAKQLVQQLLLAAQQGDSCLLVNQHQVMTLGQMVQNSAYAENSVIPFVHDGERLYLYRYWSLEQQLSDQVLRLKQQTLEAVNIEAYQELLTDPFQRQALQMSVTQSLNIITGGPGTGKTYTLARIIAVLNQTQPGLRIALAAPTGKAAQRMKEALQNSLNDPKLTELASDELKQLTPVTIHRLLGLGTGQKPRYHARQPLPYDVIVVDEASMLDLSLAQMLLAAVSSQARLILLGDANQLASVDVGSVLADLQQVTALAENRVHLVNSRRFGQDALIGKMAAFIQQQAEQPDADVLKAFSEQIAQPGIIQPVALSKDMQDVVQLEYLPSHRQTPAEWSECYDRLMYGYSTYADILSSYVKADHDESMLQQIVTVFDDYRILTAIRHGESGVHQLNLQITKRLLERPVIAASVQGDWFTGRPVMMTYNDYQLGLSNGDIGICLNRIRNGSAQFEVYFPSLDKWVAVTRLPKNIETAFALTIHKSQGSEFRHTAVVLDGNATKLLSRELLYTAITRAKNTVTLLVNADSFVQALSVQTCRNSGLLAKVNQKLNC; encoded by the coding sequence GTGGAAACTTTGAGCATAACTTCACAGCCCGATACAGAAAACCAGGTGGATGAATGGATTCAGCAATGGAGCAGTTATATTCTGGGCGCACCCTATAATACTGAACCCGTTTCAGACAGTGCAAAACAGCTGGTTCAGCAGCTGTTGCTGGCTGCACAGCAGGGGGACAGCTGTCTTCTGGTCAATCAACACCAGGTCATGACACTGGGACAGATGGTGCAGAACAGTGCTTATGCAGAAAACAGTGTGATTCCGTTTGTGCATGACGGTGAGCGACTGTATCTATACCGTTACTGGTCTCTGGAGCAGCAGCTTTCAGATCAGGTTTTACGCTTAAAACAACAGACACTTGAAGCGGTGAATATTGAAGCCTATCAGGAACTGCTGACAGATCCATTTCAGCGACAGGCTTTGCAGATGAGTGTAACGCAGTCACTGAATATCATTACGGGAGGACCAGGTACAGGTAAAACCTATACACTTGCCCGTATTATTGCCGTGCTTAATCAGACACAACCTGGACTGAGAATTGCGCTGGCAGCACCGACAGGTAAAGCCGCTCAGCGTATGAAAGAAGCACTGCAGAACTCATTGAATGATCCGAAGCTGACAGAACTGGCATCAGATGAACTGAAACAGCTGACACCAGTCACGATTCACCGGTTGCTTGGACTGGGAACAGGACAGAAGCCGAGATATCACGCCCGACAACCTCTGCCTTATGATGTTATTGTGGTTGATGAAGCCTCCATGCTGGATCTGAGTCTGGCGCAGATGCTGCTGGCCGCTGTCTCCAGTCAGGCACGGCTAATTCTGTTGGGTGATGCCAATCAGCTGGCATCTGTTGATGTTGGATCTGTACTGGCAGATTTGCAGCAGGTGACGGCACTGGCTGAGAACAGAGTGCATCTGGTCAACAGCCGTCGGTTTGGGCAGGATGCCTTGATTGGAAAAATGGCTGCCTTTATTCAGCAGCAGGCAGAACAGCCGGATGCAGATGTACTGAAAGCATTTTCTGAGCAGATCGCCCAGCCAGGCATCATACAGCCCGTCGCATTGTCGAAGGATATGCAGGATGTTGTACAGCTTGAATATCTTCCTTCGCACAGACAGACACCCGCAGAGTGGTCTGAATGCTATGATCGTCTGATGTATGGTTACAGTACTTATGCAGACATACTCAGCAGCTATGTGAAAGCGGATCATGATGAAAGCATGTTACAGCAGATAGTGACCGTTTTTGATGACTACCGGATTCTGACAGCCATCCGCCATGGTGAGTCGGGCGTACATCAGCTGAATCTACAGATAACAAAAAGACTGCTGGAGAGACCGGTCATCGCGGCATCAGTGCAAGGTGACTGGTTTACCGGACGTCCGGTCATGATGACCTACAATGATTATCAGCTGGGGCTGTCCAATGGTGATATTGGTATCTGTCTGAACAGAATCAGAAATGGCAGTGCACAGTTTGAGGTGTATTTCCCAAGTCTGGATAAATGGGTTGCAGTTACGCGGTTACCTAAAAATATTGAAACGGCATTTGCACTGACAATTCATAAGTCACAGGGTTCTGAATTCAGGCACACCGCGGTGGTACTGGATGGAAATGCAACAAAACTGCTGAGCAGAGAGTTGTTGTATACCGCGATTACACGGGCAAAAAATACAGTCACACTATTGGTGAATGCAGATTCATTTGTACAGGCATTGAGTGTTCAGACTTGCAGGAATAGTGGATTATTAGCAAAAGTTAATCAAAAACTGAATTGTTAA
- a CDS encoding serine hydrolase domain-containing protein, with protein MKLFSTNTCYVPKDLSQVTRSLDEVAPELGGMTDQQVSKIWQSIENLYKTGNYPLISFCLRRKGQIMLNRSIGYAQGNSASGLSDQAIVATPDTPVCLFSASKMITAMLIHMLDETGEINLLDPVSYYIPEYAQNGKRRATIFHLLSHRGGIPRVETEVTPELLFDKEQILQQLYASKPISPAGAHLAYHAVTAGYILGELIERVTGQDLRQFLHEHIEKPMDMPFFNYGLKPEFRDQVALNYPTGMHPKLGTDHYLNHVLGGGLQLAVDVTNDHRFMDTICPAGNIYTSAEQSNRFFEMLLNGGSYNGKQIMSPETVFRATLPTSTTSIDRTLLAPMRYALGPMLGSNPLGVFGPMTGQAFGHLGFSNILCWADPERDISVSFINTGKSVLGTHIPALAASLYQISTQCPKVPKEQRRSLFGTDRTETNLV; from the coding sequence GTGAAACTTTTTTCCACCAATACCTGCTATGTACCCAAAGACCTGTCACAGGTGACCCGTAGCCTTGATGAGGTTGCACCCGAGCTTGGGGGTATGACTGATCAGCAGGTTTCAAAAATCTGGCAGAGCATTGAAAACCTGTACAAAACAGGAAATTATCCTCTGATCAGCTTCTGTCTGCGGCGTAAAGGACAGATTATGCTGAACCGCAGTATTGGCTATGCGCAGGGAAATTCAGCCTCCGGTCTGTCTGATCAGGCAATTGTTGCCACACCTGATACACCCGTCTGTCTGTTTTCTGCCTCCAAAATGATTACAGCGATGCTCATTCACATGCTGGATGAAACTGGTGAAATCAATCTGCTTGATCCTGTCAGTTATTACATTCCTGAATATGCTCAGAACGGGAAACGTCGGGCAACCATATTCCATCTGCTGTCACACCGTGGCGGTATTCCCCGTGTTGAAACCGAAGTCACACCTGAACTGTTATTTGATAAAGAACAGATTTTACAACAGTTATATGCCTCTAAACCGATCTCTCCTGCGGGTGCACACCTTGCCTATCATGCTGTCACCGCAGGGTATATTTTAGGAGAGCTGATTGAACGGGTCACAGGTCAGGATCTGCGTCAGTTTTTACATGAGCATATTGAGAAACCGATGGACATGCCCTTTTTCAATTATGGTCTGAAACCTGAATTCCGTGACCAGGTGGCATTGAACTATCCGACAGGAATGCACCCTAAACTGGGTACCGATCATTATCTGAATCATGTACTCGGGGGTGGATTACAGCTTGCTGTCGATGTCACCAATGATCACCGTTTTATGGATACCATCTGCCCGGCAGGTAATATTTATACCAGTGCAGAACAGTCCAACCGTTTTTTTGAAATGTTATTGAATGGCGGCAGTTACAACGGAAAACAGATCATGAGCCCTGAAACTGTCTTCCGCGCAACGCTGCCAACGTCCACGACAAGTATTGACCGGACTCTGCTTGCTCCGATGCGTTATGCACTGGGCCCAATGCTGGGCAGTAATCCTCTAGGGGTCTTTGGTCCAATGACAGGACAGGCATTTGGTCACTTAGGATTTTCCAATATTTTATGCTGGGCAGATCCTGAGCGGGATATCAGTGTCTCTTTCATCAATACCGGAAAATCTGTGCTTGGAACACATATTCCAGCACTGGCTGCCTCTCTTTACCAGATCTCTACTCAGTGCCCGAAGGTTCCCAAAGAACAGCGCCGCTCTCTGTTTGGAACAGACCGGACTGAAACCAACCTGGTCTGA
- the rpsO gene encoding 30S ribosomal protein S15 yields the protein MALTNTDRAEIVAKFARAENDTGSPEVQVALLTAQINDLQGHFKEHKHDHHSRRGLIRMVNQRRKLLDYLKGKDATRYSDLIAALGLRR from the coding sequence ATGGCTTTAACTAACACAGATCGCGCAGAGATCGTTGCTAAATTCGCTCGTGCTGAAAATGACACTGGTTCACCAGAAGTTCAGGTAGCACTTTTAACAGCTCAAATCAATGACTTACAGGGTCACTTCAAAGAGCACAAACACGACCACCATAGCCGTCGCGGTCTGATCCGTATGGTTAACCAGCGTCGTAAGCTTCTTGATTACCTGAAAGGTAAAGATGCGACTCGTTATAGCGATCTGATCGCTGCTTTAGGTTTACGTCGTTAA
- the pnp gene encoding polyribonucleotide nucleotidyltransferase, which translates to MFNIIRKEFQYGQHQVVLETGRVARQANTVVVTMGGVTVLVAIVAQPKAKAGQDFFPLTVNYQEKQYAAGRIPGGYGKREGRQSEAETLISRLIDRPIRPLFPEGFYNEIQVTATVVSSDKTMDADIAAMIGASAAMSIAGVPFAGPIAGARVGLINGEYILNPNNEQLAQSDLDLVVAGTEAAVLMVESEAKELSEDQMLGAVLFGHDEMQIAIQAIKEFAAAAGAVESTWVAPVKNEELLGKLKEAFEAKISEAYTIAVKQDRYAALDALHAEAVAQFVPENDETGIAAEVDELFEDLKYRTVRDNILSGKPRIDGRDTKTVRAIDVQVGVLGRAHGSALFTRGETQALVTTTLGNTRDALMVDTLAGTKTDNFMLHYNFPAYSVGETGRESGPKRREIGHGRLARRGVQAVLPAADRFPYVIRIVSDITESNGSSSMASVCGASLSLMDAGVPLKAPVAGIAMGLVKEGERFAVLSDILGDEDHLGDMDFKVAGSANGITALQMDIKIEGITEEIMEAALNQAYAGRMHILNEMNQVISRARPEISMHAPTFQVININPDKIRDVIGKGGATIRAITEETKAAIDIEDNGTVRVFGETKAAASAAVAKIQALTAEIEPGTIYAGKVIRIVEFGAFVNILPGTDGLLHISQISNERVANVTDVLTEGQAINVQVADVDNRGRIKLTMKDVEQA; encoded by the coding sequence ATGTTTAATATTATTCGTAAAGAATTCCAGTACGGTCAGCATCAGGTTGTTCTTGAAACAGGTCGTGTTGCGCGTCAGGCAAATACTGTAGTAGTTACTATGGGCGGCGTAACAGTACTGGTTGCAATTGTTGCTCAACCAAAAGCAAAAGCGGGTCAGGACTTTTTCCCACTGACTGTGAACTACCAGGAAAAACAATATGCTGCGGGTCGTATCCCAGGTGGTTACGGTAAGCGCGAAGGTCGTCAATCTGAAGCTGAAACTTTAATTTCACGTCTGATTGACCGTCCAATCCGTCCATTGTTCCCAGAAGGTTTCTACAACGAAATCCAGGTAACAGCTACGGTTGTTTCCTCTGACAAAACTATGGATGCAGATATTGCTGCAATGATTGGTGCTTCAGCTGCAATGTCGATTGCAGGTGTTCCATTTGCAGGTCCAATCGCAGGTGCACGTGTTGGTTTGATCAACGGTGAATACATCCTGAACCCGAACAATGAACAACTTGCTCAATCTGATCTTGACCTTGTGGTTGCAGGTACGGAAGCTGCTGTACTTATGGTTGAATCTGAAGCGAAAGAACTTTCAGAAGACCAGATGCTGGGTGCTGTGCTTTTCGGTCATGATGAAATGCAGATTGCAATTCAGGCGATCAAAGAATTTGCTGCAGCTGCTGGTGCAGTTGAATCAACCTGGGTTGCTCCAGTTAAAAATGAAGAACTTCTTGGAAAATTAAAAGAAGCTTTCGAAGCGAAAATCTCTGAAGCATATACGATTGCTGTTAAGCAGGACCGTTATGCGGCTCTGGATGCACTTCACGCAGAAGCTGTAGCTCAGTTTGTTCCTGAAAATGATGAAACTGGCATTGCTGCAGAAGTTGACGAGTTATTCGAAGATCTTAAATACCGTACAGTACGTGACAACATCCTTTCAGGTAAACCACGTATTGACGGTCGTGATACTAAAACTGTACGTGCAATCGATGTACAGGTTGGTGTACTGGGTCGTGCGCACGGTTCTGCACTGTTCACACGTGGTGAAACTCAGGCACTGGTGACAACTACACTGGGTAATACACGTGATGCGTTGATGGTTGATACGCTTGCGGGCACTAAAACTGACAACTTCATGTTGCACTACAACTTCCCTGCATACTCTGTAGGTGAAACTGGTCGTGAATCAGGTCCTAAACGTCGTGAAATCGGTCACGGTCGTCTGGCTCGCCGTGGTGTTCAGGCAGTTCTTCCTGCAGCTGACCGCTTCCCGTACGTAATCCGTATTGTATCTGACATCACTGAATCCAACGGTTCGTCTTCAATGGCTTCTGTATGTGGTGCTTCATTGTCTCTTATGGATGCAGGTGTTCCACTTAAAGCACCGGTTGCAGGTATCGCAATGGGTCTTGTGAAAGAAGGCGAGCGTTTCGCTGTTCTTTCTGACATCCTGGGTGACGAAGATCACCTTGGCGACATGGACTTTAAAGTAGCAGGTTCTGCGAACGGTATTACTGCACTTCAGATGGATATCAAAATCGAAGGTATCACTGAAGAAATCATGGAAGCTGCATTGAATCAGGCTTATGCGGGTCGTATGCACATCCTGAATGAAATGAACCAGGTGATTTCACGTGCACGTCCAGAAATCTCCATGCACGCGCCTACATTCCAGGTGATCAACATCAACCCAGACAAGATTCGTGATGTCATCGGTAAAGGCGGTGCAACCATCCGTGCAATTACTGAAGAAACGAAAGCTGCGATTGATATTGAAGACAACGGTACAGTTCGCGTATTTGGTGAAACTAAAGCTGCTGCTTCTGCTGCTGTTGCGAAAATTCAGGCACTGACTGCTGAAATCGAACCAGGCACAATCTATGCAGGTAAAGTTATCCGTATCGTTGAATTCGGTGCTTTCGTAAACATTCTGCCAGGTACTGACGGTCTGCTGCACATTTCTCAGATTTCAAATGAGCGTGTTGCAAACGTAACTGACGTTCTGACTGAAGGTCAGGCGATTAACGTTCAGGTTGCAGATGTAGATAACCGTGGTCGTATTAAACTGACAATGAAAGATGTAGAACAGGCTTAA
- a CDS encoding magnesium transporter CorA family protein — protein sequence MQTFYFFHHPDHQNICVQKMPVSETEQQFTWIDCTREDVVNRAEEWQKEIFEQTGLLMNEYHVRDILNLEHPCAFDAMDEYDLLIFRKLITPDDHISSGENAIEQHERVFGLATSPISFISTDQVLITIRERGNHAVESYINRIQNVVQKPFDEQNKPRKLASTSLDLQLRLLNTMIDGYLDLRMPLTRRVEFWQQELLQGNRRFTKWQQLFQENMALQQMENLCEEQIDALQELRDEIVENFGHLKPRKKAEKQDLILVRVDDLVSHVERIQKYTARLSTAIQSAIDLHFSAISNQTNENMRILAIITAVFAPLTLLTGVYGMNFEFIPGLKSPVGFWIMLSAMLLCTIALLIYFYRRHLVGRGERSVMDMLAQQHKNQHVNLLWFLDYEPIKQTMKEMEKITRMK from the coding sequence ATGCAGACTTTTTATTTTTTTCATCATCCAGATCATCAGAATATCTGCGTCCAGAAAATGCCTGTCAGCGAAACGGAGCAGCAGTTTACCTGGATTGACTGTACCCGTGAAGATGTGGTGAACAGAGCAGAAGAGTGGCAAAAAGAAATTTTTGAGCAGACAGGTCTTCTGATGAATGAATATCATGTCAGGGATATTCTGAATCTGGAACATCCCTGTGCTTTTGATGCGATGGATGAATATGATCTGCTGATTTTTAGAAAACTGATTACTCCTGATGACCATATCAGCAGTGGTGAAAATGCGATTGAACAGCATGAACGGGTCTTTGGTCTGGCAACATCCCCGATCAGTTTCATCTCCACCGATCAGGTGCTCATCACCATAAGGGAGCGGGGCAATCATGCGGTGGAGAGCTATATCAACCGCATTCAGAATGTCGTGCAGAAACCCTTTGATGAGCAGAATAAACCCCGAAAACTGGCGAGCACCTCACTGGATTTACAGTTACGTCTGTTAAATACCATGATTGATGGATATCTTGATCTGCGTATGCCTTTGACCCGCCGTGTTGAGTTCTGGCAACAGGAACTGTTGCAGGGAAACCGTCGTTTTACCAAATGGCAGCAGTTGTTTCAGGAAAATATGGCTTTGCAGCAGATGGAAAATCTGTGTGAAGAACAGATTGACGCCCTGCAGGAACTGCGTGATGAGATTGTTGAAAACTTTGGGCATTTAAAGCCAAGAAAAAAAGCTGAAAAGCAGGATCTGATTCTGGTTCGGGTGGATGATCTGGTCAGCCATGTTGAACGGATCCAGAAATACACTGCGCGACTCAGTACAGCCATTCAGTCAGCCATAGATCTGCATTTCTCTGCAATATCGAATCAGACCAATGAAAACATGCGTATTCTTGCGATTATTACCGCAGTTTTTGCCCCTCTGACTTTATTGACAGGCGTATATGGAATGAATTTTGAATTTATTCCGGGTCTGAAAAGTCCTGTGGGCTTCTGGATTATGCTGAGTGCAATGCTGCTGTGTACCATTGCACTGCTCATTTATTTCTATCGCCGTCATCTCGTTGGACGGGGAGAGCGCAGTGTGATGGACATGCTGGCACAGCAACATAAAAATCAGCATGTCAATCTTCTATGGTTTCTGGATTATGAGCCGATCAAACAGACCATGAAAGAAATGGAAAAAATAACCCGGATGAAATGA
- a CDS encoding YdcH family protein: MKVKECNKKIKNMFPEHKDLIPGLREKNPHFAKIFEDHEQLDQRIIQLELNPVHLINDDIEALKRKKLHLKDEIYHLLQQHSKQLD; this comes from the coding sequence ATGAAAGTTAAGGAATGTAATAAGAAAATTAAAAATATGTTTCCAGAGCATAAGGATTTAATTCCTGGATTACGTGAAAAAAATCCTCACTTTGCCAAAATTTTCGAAGATCATGAGCAGCTTGATCAGAGAATTATTCAGCTTGAACTCAATCCAGTTCATCTGATCAATGATGATATTGAAGCGCTGAAACGCAAAAAACTGCATCTGAAAGATGAAATCTATCATCTGCTGCAACAGCATTCAAAACAGCTGGATTAA
- a CDS encoding chaperone modulator CbpM, giving the protein MTTIHYREIICEGSNQSESVDDYRSFDLKNFAATCGQSPEWVLQLLEYDILPNRPDERIHQFFSDDVTRARKAYRLQRDFDASFSAVAMMLDLIDEVQKLRREVRHLHLPES; this is encoded by the coding sequence ATGACAACAATTCATTATCGTGAAATTATTTGTGAAGGCAGTAATCAGTCCGAATCTGTAGATGATTATCGCAGTTTTGATCTGAAAAATTTTGCTGCCACCTGTGGGCAAAGCCCTGAATGGGTATTGCAGTTACTGGAATACGATATTCTGCCCAACCGCCCCGATGAGCGTATTCATCAGTTTTTCAGTGATGATGTCACCCGTGCCCGTAAAGCCTATCGTCTGCAGCGTGACTTCGATGCCAGTTTTTCCGCAGTCGCCATGATGCTGGATCTGATTGATGAAGTACAGAAGCTCAGACGTGAAGTACGCCACCTGCATTTGCCAGAATCCTGA
- a CDS encoding DnaJ C-terminal domain-containing protein: MPKNHYEILGVSRDATADQIKKAYRKLARKYHPDVSKEADAESRMQEVNVAYDTLSNEEKKKEYDFQLDHPEGFSNYGQSAGAGGFDNAQFYRQHTGQGNASDFSGFEDLFGRFGSGFGGENYQYQRSQKQQSRSYKGEDQHASLEVDPEIAFHGASQQISLQIPSLNAYGEPEVQRKTLQVKIPAGMKEGQQIRLSGQGQSGVNGGENGDLYIEIRYKDNDQIRIEGADVYFTLKISPWEAALGQSVEFTAPGGNKLQVNIPENAQNGQQLRLKEKGIPHKTPGHLYLILKIVNPPVQNETEQQAYKAFAEAFKHFKPRQG; this comes from the coding sequence ATGCCTAAAAATCACTACGAAATTCTGGGCGTTTCACGCGATGCCACAGCAGACCAGATCAAAAAAGCGTACCGTAAGCTGGCAAGAAAATACCATCCCGACGTCAGTAAAGAAGCTGATGCAGAAAGCCGGATGCAGGAAGTCAATGTTGCTTATGACACCTTAAGCAATGAAGAAAAAAAGAAAGAATATGATTTTCAGCTGGATCATCCAGAAGGTTTCAGCAATTACGGGCAGTCCGCGGGTGCAGGTGGGTTTGATAATGCACAATTTTACCGACAGCATACTGGTCAGGGTAATGCCTCAGATTTTTCCGGTTTTGAAGATCTGTTTGGGCGCTTTGGCTCAGGCTTTGGTGGGGAAAACTATCAGTACCAGCGCAGTCAGAAACAGCAGTCGCGCAGTTATAAAGGTGAAGATCAGCATGCGAGCCTGGAAGTTGATCCTGAAATTGCTTTTCACGGAGCAAGCCAGCAGATCAGCCTGCAGATTCCATCACTGAATGCCTATGGTGAGCCTGAAGTTCAGCGGAAAACCCTGCAGGTGAAAATTCCAGCCGGCATGAAAGAAGGTCAGCAGATCAGACTTTCAGGACAGGGGCAAAGTGGTGTCAATGGCGGAGAAAATGGCGACCTGTATATTGAAATCCGATATAAGGATAACGATCAGATCCGCATAGAAGGTGCTGATGTCTATTTCACTCTGAAGATCAGCCCGTGGGAAGCGGCCTTAGGTCAGAGTGTTGAATTTACTGCACCAGGAGGCAATAAACTCCAGGTCAATATTCCTGAAAATGCACAGAATGGACAGCAGCTTCGCCTGAAAGAAAAAGGAATTCCCCATAAAACACCAGGGCATTTGTACCTGATTTTAAAGATTGTTAATCCACCTGTTCAGAATGAAACGGAACAGCAAGCGTACAAAGCATTTGCTGAAGCCTTTAAGCACTTTAAACCTCGCCAGGGTTAA
- a CDS encoding DUF2147 domain-containing protein, producing MNKRYKGIIAGLFLATLSSMSFADSDPLVGKWKTIDDRTGYSRADVEIRKKPDGTYEGIIVETRSIPGAEKAVICTNCPGALKGKPFLGLPFIWGFKQNPDNPKEFIDGRVLDPIGGKIYKGKARLSSNEKRLTMRGYVGVSVIGRSVTWVKY from the coding sequence ATGAATAAACGTTATAAAGGGATTATTGCTGGACTGTTTCTGGCAACTTTATCTTCGATGAGCTTTGCTGACAGCGATCCACTGGTTGGAAAATGGAAGACCATTGACGACCGTACCGGCTATTCACGTGCCGATGTCGAGATCCGTAAAAAACCTGACGGCACCTATGAGGGAATCATTGTTGAAACCCGCAGTATTCCAGGTGCAGAAAAAGCGGTCATCTGCACCAACTGCCCAGGCGCACTGAAAGGAAAGCCATTTTTAGGACTGCCTTTCATCTGGGGTTTTAAACAGAATCCGGATAACCCTAAAGAGTTTATTGATGGTCGGGTACTTGATCCGATTGGTGGCAAAATTTACAAAGGCAAAGCGCGTCTGAGCAGCAATGAAAAACGTCTGACCATGCGTGGCTATGTCGGTGTATCCGTTATTGGACGCAGTGTGACCTGGGTTAAATATTAA
- a CDS encoding DUF2147 domain-containing protein: MNKLLLTAIFTATIISQTVFAATDPLVGKWKTIDDRTGFSLSDVTITKNKANQYTATIVDVRSSPGGIKQVQCVKCTGDNKGKPLIGLTTLAGLTTNPEKKDEFINGTLLDPHTGNIYPARARLGSNGKHLVIRGLIDGTSVGRNMTWIKY; encoded by the coding sequence ATGAATAAACTACTGCTGACCGCAATTTTTACAGCAACAATAATCAGCCAGACGGTATTTGCAGCAACAGATCCACTTGTAGGGAAATGGAAAACGATTGATGACCGTACTGGATTCTCTCTTTCCGACGTTACAATCACCAAAAACAAAGCCAATCAGTATACTGCAACCATTGTTGATGTACGTTCATCTCCAGGTGGAATCAAACAGGTACAGTGTGTGAAATGTACTGGAGACAACAAAGGTAAACCACTGATCGGTTTGACAACTCTTGCAGGACTGACCACGAATCCTGAAAAGAAAGATGAATTTATCAATGGAACACTGCTTGATCCGCACACTGGAAATATTTATCCAGCCCGTGCCCGCTTAGGCAGTAATGGCAAACATCTGGTGATCCGCGGTCTTATTGATGGGACTTCTGTCGGTCGTAATATGACCTGGATCAAATACTGA
- a CDS encoding DUF2147 domain-containing protein, producing the protein MKTIMRLALIPLFHCSLLHAQDLSGTWKTIDDKTGYARAEVQISKQKNGQYTGKIIKVHAIPNRPAISHCEKCSGTLKNAPLLGPPILSGFQQNPDKEGEFIHGQVLDPLTGNIYSGKGRLNARGNVLTLRGYIGTTLLGRTVSWIKVE; encoded by the coding sequence ATGAAAACAATAATGCGCCTCGCGCTGATCCCCCTGTTCCACTGCTCTCTACTGCATGCTCAGGATCTTTCTGGCACATGGAAAACCATAGATGACAAAACAGGTTATGCACGTGCAGAAGTTCAGATCAGTAAACAGAAAAATGGGCAATACACAGGAAAAATCATAAAAGTTCATGCCATTCCCAACCGACCTGCAATCAGCCACTGTGAAAAGTGTTCAGGAACACTGAAAAATGCACCCTTACTTGGACCGCCCATACTGTCAGGTTTTCAGCAAAATCCTGATAAAGAAGGTGAGTTTATTCATGGTCAGGTGCTCGATCCATTAACAGGAAATATTTACAGTGGTAAAGGTCGGTTAAATGCCCGCGGAAATGTTCTGACTTTACGTGGTTATATCGGGACAACGCTGCTTGGCAGGACAGTTTCCTGGATCAAAGTGGAATAA
- the hslO gene encoding Hsp33 family molecular chaperone HslO, with protein MSDLRQRFYIEDSPVRGEVVHLENALQTILQQRDYAPAIRVLLGEMLSATALLASTLKIRGRISLQIQATGTLKWAMAECNHNGEVRALADYEADPRFEEATSSSTVLKNLLNPVLFINIEPEQGERYQGIVPLDKPDLASCLMQYYDLSAQIPTRIVLASDTQRSGGLLIQLLPRNSEEEQRWVDEDLWPRLTMLTETLKPEELIGLDANEILYRLYNEEEVRLPETEQLKFGCTCSKERCSLALIQIGSVAVRETLEHQNPLTMDCQFCNTQYSFTAEEALALFGEHLS; from the coding sequence ATGTCTGATTTACGTCAACGTTTTTATATTGAAGATAGCCCTGTTCGTGGTGAGGTTGTGCATCTTGAAAATGCGCTGCAAACAATTCTGCAACAGCGCGACTACGCACCCGCCATCAGAGTTCTGTTGGGTGAAATGCTCAGTGCAACCGCTTTACTGGCAAGTACACTGAAAATCCGTGGACGGATCAGCCTGCAGATTCAGGCAACAGGTACACTGAAATGGGCAATGGCTGAATGTAACCACAATGGTGAAGTCCGCGCCCTGGCAGATTACGAAGCCGATCCCCGTTTTGAAGAAGCAACCAGCAGCAGTACTGTGCTGAAAAATCTGTTGAATCCAGTTCTGTTCATTAACATTGAGCCTGAACAGGGTGAACGCTATCAGGGGATTGTGCCGCTGGACAAACCCGATCTTGCCAGCTGCCTGATGCAGTACTACGACCTTTCTGCTCAGATTCCAACACGGATTGTCCTGGCGAGCGATACACAGCGCTCAGGTGGCTTACTGATTCAATTGTTACCCCGTAACAGTGAAGAAGAACAGCGCTGGGTCGATGAAGATCTGTGGCCTCGTCTGACCATGCTGACTGAAACACTCAAACCTGAAGAGCTGATCGGACTGGATGCCAACGAAATTCTTTACCGTTTATACAATGAAGAAGAAGTCCGTCTACCTGAAACAGAACAGCTGAAATTTGGCTGTACCTGCTCCAAAGAACGCTGTTCGCTTGCACTGATTCAGATTGGTTCAGTCGCTGTACGTGAAACCCTGGAACACCAGAACCCACTGACCATGGACTGCCAGTTCTGCAACACCCAGTACAGCTTTACTGCTGAAGAAGCACTGGCGCTGTTTGGTGAACATCTCAGCTGA